The Ptychodera flava strain L36383 chromosome 7, AS_Pfla_20210202, whole genome shotgun sequence DNA window GTTAGTGTCTCCCCTGTTGGTGCCACAGCGTTCTGCTGTCTAATTTTAGATCGCTTCTTCAAATGTGAGTTTCGCAACTGTGACTGGTTTGACTTTAAGTTCCGTTGTTACACCAAAATATCGTAGGCTCGTTCTTTAAAAATAAGTTGCGCTGCCTTTCATTTCCCCTGAATAATCCTCGTCTTCCCCTGGCATGAATCCTtcctccgacattttgatggaATCTGAATCGACAGGTGACACGGCATTATCATGTCCGTCCTTGGTGCACTTGTAGCCCTCGATGCAAGCCAGGGTAAGACCCATACAAGCGAACAGAAAACTCTTACACATGAAGAATAGATACACGGCACTGAGTTGCTTCAAAGGAAGGTAGATCTCCTTGAAGAGCAAACAGCGGATGACTAACAGGGGGATGTCATCGAAGAAAGCCGAGGTGATACTCAGACCAAGTCGATACCTTACGcccttctcttcttcttctgtctTTTCCTCGGCGAACACCACCGGGTAAAAGATGAACGTACACGTGGAGAGAAACTGGAGTGAACTCACCGAAGCGGCAACGGCTACTGCGTATGCAAGGTACGGATGAGGCAGAACTTCAGCGTTTAGATCGTCGAGAAATGCGAGAAGATCAAGTGCCTCCGTCAACCATACAATGGCGAATTTCAGCATTTCTGAGAAGGTGATACCACCACGTGGTGAGAAGAGTCGGATTATGACGATGACAAGAAAACACGCCTGTACGAACAGGATATCCTGAAAAAGATACGAAATTAGATAAAAGTGAATCAATGGGAGAAATAAAAATCTGTGAGGGATAATGAAGTGGGTAAACCGTCGATAAAATTCGCATTCATTTGACTCATCTGTCGAGACCAAGACCAGTTtgtcaatatttatatttctccCGTCAAGAAATACCAGCTGTTTCTACCTCTGTCAAACCTATACCTTACTTCAGGTGAAGAATTCATCACATAATATTTGCATCAGTCTAAAACCTTGTTAAGAAGTTGAttacggagagagagagagagagagagagagagagagagagagagagagagagagagagagagagggagagagagagagagagagcgagagagagagagagagagagagagagggagagagagagagagagagaggggtcgGGGGAATGAGCGTTTTACAGACATTAACTTTGAAGAGatttaatgacatttttttacaaaaacacagcaacttttgcaatttatttatttatttatttatttatttatttatttatttatttatttatttattaatgtatttattccaATAACTTTTTTAATTTCGATCCTTTCTCAAATGATGTAAAATTCTCTATCGAACACCCTTCAACTCTTACCAAGTTGTAATCTTGTGGAGTCCATGGCCATTCACCGATATCGAAAAGCTCCGACCGTTCATCGTGCAGATACTGTTGTTGACTTAGAGATATATTGTTGGCTATCTTATAGTGGGCGACTTGAACTCGGCTTATACAAACAAAGGGAACCCAGACCAGCACTTGGAGAACAAAACAGAGCAAAGGATCGCACCATCTGCAAATAATCACAAATTTTGGCTTAGATTTGTTTGAACGGTTGATGAAGACTATATTTtaaccacagtcacctgtgatctattccgctctgcgttatagacgcagagcggaatagaccacaggtgactgtgatttTAACCGTAGCTGTAGAACAAGTAGATCCACAAACGCCAAACCGGTTAAGTTACATGTTGTCAGCAAGCGAAACGAGTAGCAGCAATTCATTCAGtcgatatacatgtacacagtccctccacccacagagggactgtgacgtATACTTTGTTCACTGTGACCAGAGCATATCAGAACACAATACTTGTTATATCAGTTCCTCATGAGATAAGATTTATGGGCCTTACCTCGTATAATGGAGGATAATATGTCTCAAGATCGGACAGTATCTGTAGCTCTTCCTACCGCTGACGGTAAAAACTGTGCCCCGACCATTTATAAAGTTCATAGCTCTCAGCCCAATAGCAAAATATCGAAAACACTACAATGCTCCGGAGATTGGAAATGGTCAATTGTCATTGTTAACTGTGCATATTGCTTACTTTCGCACGTCGATACAGGTTTGTCGTGGTTGCAATTAGACTACAGACCTGCAACGGACTGTATTTCACACTATTGTAGTTATGGTCGTCAAACTAGgacaaaccatggatgtacaaaaattagACAAACTGTCGGGAGGAAgctttgaaaagtttttttacatGATGAAGTTGTAATCATTTTCAAGGGTATAGTCGCTCTATTAGCGATGAGCGAGTTTGCATTACAAGAGAAATGATTCCATTTAATATCTTGTCAAAAATACTTACGCGAAAAATCCATAGAAGTTATTAGCGTAGCAGCAGCAGCTTCCGATGCAGCGATTCAATCGCTCCGGTGTCAAAAACCCGATGAAAATTACCAGAGAGACAATTACTTCAAGACCGCTTGGAATCAATGTTAGATAAAAGTAGATGTCGTCTACCAAGTAGTTATGCTCCATATAAATACGCCATGCAGTCACTACAGCCGCCAATAATGCCAGGATGGACACAAGAAATGAATTCAGAAATTCATATCTTGTTATTTGGCGACGTCCGAGGGACTCATTGCAGCAACAACACCCCATATTAGATCTCTTGTAACAGGCTAGGCTAGTGCCTGAGGTTTGGCAGGTTATAAATTCAACAAGATGTACACAGAGAAAGTACGTAGACAGGATTGATTAGCAAGGTTGACCTAATAGTGACCGCTTGGCATATAGTCTACGTGTACGAAAATCTTGAGAACAACGCTTACGAAATGTTTTGTCCGCTGTGTATATTGTGTGTTCGGTATAAAACATGCGTACGTATCTATTCtgttttgacttttgatttCTTCTCGTTTTAGCCGGGGAACGATACAAACATGCAGGAGATTTTACGTTGTCTAAATCAATCGACATAGTCAACtctttttattcaaatgtttattcgCTTAAGTATCAATGCTACTCATCATGGTTGTCAATGTACGTAGAAGGTTTTTGAACCGCATTGCTCTAAAATCTATTACACAAGATGTACATAGTTGAAGAGGATCGACGTCCACGGGTATGTATGTACCAAAATATGGAAAAGAACTAAAACTCTTGAATTCTTAAGTTCCTAATCGatcaaattttgtttaaaaagtaaaCAATCTTCCGATTATGAAGCTATAGATCGAAACGTGGAATtgcaacaagaaaatatcttcaGAGAAACCGTGTATAGTGACGTCATAGAGAATAGTGATTCTCTCTCCCTCAAAAAAAATGCGACGCAGAAGTCATgtttatttctgtaaaatgggatTCAGATCTATTTTAAACCCTAAACTGTGAGAATTTTCATCCTACCAAATTGGTGAAAACCATGCACCAAAGGGCGGCATGTCATCATAAGGCGCAAGGGTTCCTCCCCTAGCTACGCTCTTTGTTCAACGTTAGACGTTTAAATGCACACACATGTTGCCATGGAACCCattcaaagtttgtgttgtcGCAGTCGGTAACTAACATACAGTAGTTTTATCCATTGCGACTAGTTCTCAATAGTGTGTCAGACAATTTCATGAATTATTGTGTCCTTAATAGCTGTAGGAGAGTGGTATTGGCAGAGAACAAATGGATGGATCGTCATGCATGAGCAATGAGGTAGCAGGGAGTTACAACAGTGTAAATCACCATTGCTTATCCTTGTTTACGGCCGAAGATATTGTCCAAAAATCTATAGGCTTGTTTACATCTATTGAAATAAACTGAAGGGGATGTATGTGTTTTCATCTGAGTTAGTGTAACGAACAAACTGGTAGTAGTAGTCTCGCAGAATACTGTCGCCTGGTATCTGAGGTAAACCAGGGAATCGAAGGAGAGACGCATTAAATGAAGGAAAATGGGGTTTATAGAGCTATATCACAGAGACATTTCCTGTCGAACAATTTCATAATTTCTTTATTGAGACGTAAATGAGCTACGCACGAATTACAACTGaatcaataaatatcaaaatgatcCGAGATTTGCCCCGATGACTTCTTCTTATTTCAGTTTCTGCTCAGGTAAGTTTTTGGTTAGTGTTCAGCATATGTCACAGGGACACAAAGCATTACCAGTCATAGCAAGAGTGtaaaaaaagtaataaatttatgattatgaatactgtAGTGTGCACAGAGTCTGTCGAGGCAGTACTATGACCGCGCATCAAGTTACTGCGCAATGCTGCTGCCGCAAGTATTATTTTAGGGTCTGCGCTACAACAgcgtgaatttggcataaatactgatcatcatttAGGGATCAACTGCTGGTTCTGTgtgtatacaataatgacagaaatatttaattttatcaacagtattcataatcataaatttgtttaatattttgtacACTCTTGCTGTGACTGATAATGCCTTGTGCCCCTGTGTATATGCGTGTTGTGAAGTTGAATATTTCATGAAGATATTTCAAACAACAAAGTTGGTTGAACTACGGTCTCTAAATCTAGTGAGTGACCGTGATTTATTCGTCcggtttgtttttctttccgATCTCTTTGATTTTGTACTCCAAAAACCAGTGCAGTGTTGCTTTGAAACAGAGTCAGGCGTCGCCCGGCAATTGTGAGTACATATATTTTATAACAGAAAGCGTTTTAACCGAAAACATCGACGCGGCAGACCTAAAAGtttaacacactaaaataaGGGACAAAGGTGAAGCAGAGAATTGGAACGCGAGAgagaaaaagtcaaaatttgcgaTTTAGTAATACTGTCTCTTGCCTCGAAAATAttataacccccccccccccccccggaacaTTGCTCATACTTTCCGTGTAAGAAAACTTCAGACCGTTCTTTTTcgaaatagagaaaaaaaatcaggggtcaccgctCAAAATTCGGTACGTGacttgagaaacaaactatcgaatatttactgacatttgaaattcaaactgtccaccatccctgtgttaactttatgggtaaaaatgtaattttctatTCCCACAAAAATAAACCGGCGAAAGCTAAGTTCACGCAATGAGCTTCACAAtaaagcccccacaagtggcagacCAAAAAATTATAAACGTTTGACAGTCTAATTATCTGTCCCCGGGACGCATCCTACCTAAAACTTTGCATGGGGGTTATGTCATCACCATCTTTCTTGTAAAGTTGTTTTGATTGTGAGGCCTACATCAATCCCTAATATTATACACTTCACAATTTGTCGCAGTCGGCATTTCAATAAAACACACAACAATAAAGCTCTTTGCGTCCAACTTTATTGACAACAACCTACTAAATGTTAACTTGAATGGGTCAATATTAATAGAGGAGAACAAGTGTTAGGGACGGAGCAGCAGATCTTTGGAGGGTGCACTTGTGTAAGGGATGTAGCATTAGATGTTGGGAGGAAATAACTGgtgtaagggacggaccattagatcttgggcgAAGTCCACTGATGTAAGGGCTGGTCCATTATATCTTGGGAGGGTTGTACTGGCATAAGTGATGGACCATTAAATCTTGGAAGGGGTGAACTGTAAGGgacagaccattagatctttGGAGGGGTGAACTGgtgtaagggatggaccattagattttTGAAGGGGTAAACTGgtgtaagggatggaccattagatcttcgGAGGGGTAAACTAgtgtaagggatggaccattaaaTCTTGGAAGAGGTAAACTGGTGCAAAGGACAGACCATTAAATATTGGGTGGAAAGAATTTTTGAAAGGGGCGAACTGTTGAATTGGACAGATCAGCAGATCTTGGGGTAAACTGGTGTATGGGTTAGACCATTAGATCATTGGAGGGGTGGTCTGCGAAGGGACATGCCATTTTAGTCAGCAAGCATATTATACACCAAATCATTTTTAAGCATTGACTTTTCCAAAGGATCAAGTGGCTGAcccataaataacaaacaagatCTAGCTTTGAACCATGTGGGGGGAAAATATTACGTCTTTCAACAAAATAGACTGTGGGCGTTTTGCTCAAGGCAGTGTGATGGTAAACTTAACCAGGTTTCCCTCAGTATTTGAAAGTCAGGAAAACTAAGTAGGCACGTTACCATGGttctcaaaagttttacaaatgttCTCTGATGAGGTATGAAAATTTCTTTAGAAAGCTTGGTGCTGATACAAACTTCTTTCAACAGAAATATCAGAAACAATtgggaaagaaaaacttttataaCTGAACCTGgagcattttattaaaagtttctTACATAGTAAACAGTACAACTGACACATCAGCTATCAAACTACAACACCAAATTCAATATACAAGCATAAAAAACTACAGTATAAATATTACTTGAAAAAAAGATATTCTTTAATTTCCTAACGAGatttgtaatattcattacaGTAGATAGCCAACTTTTAATACCCTTGACATTGAACAAAACTATATATTATTCCCTTATATGCTTATAtattatatgtgaaatatgaATCCCAGTTCCACACACATACCTACATGTtctgtacatacacacacacattgacTCATGCATACACATCACACTATCTTTATTGCTGTGAGTTCATTTACAATTGAGTTGACTATTAAACAGCAGAACAGCATGACCTGTAACCAATGAAAACTAATAAAACCAAGCTAGTTATTGTATTACACAGCCTTAAGATGGGTCCATACAACTGATTGCCAGTTAAAATGGTAATACAACACTTCACTGATTCAGATTAGTAGACTGACTACATATCAATACAAGCACCTTGAGTGTTAGCAAATGATGTAGGTTTTTAATCTCTGGTGTTGTTTTAGGTGTGCCTTGCAATGAATGCATGCCTCTCACTACATGCAGTGCAAGGCCGTCAATTGCAAGGACCAGAGCTATGTCataataatatgtaaatgagttgAGAATATTGCTTGATCACTGATGGCAGTAACAATGGCAACACCCTGTGGTACATCAGACTTAtctaaacttcaaaatggtttttgatttgcagaTATGACTGAGCACACACAATCTCTTGTCccaaatttcaatgttttgtcaGAACTATCATATCAAGGTCCAGTCAAAATGTCATGAGATTATTGTTAAATACTCAGTATTAGAATAACAATTCCCTGATTTTGAGATCACTATGATCTACAGCAATCTCCACATCAGAACTTTTTATTCTCAAATTACCCTGTTACATACACCACAAGATATCTCTACTTGCTCTCTTGTAAATACAGAAACACATAGTAGCATGAACATGTGCATCATGTATGTAGATACATTACTGAAAATCTACAATTTGATGTCTCCCTAATTTTCACATCTACATTACATCAGTGAAAATAACTTCTATTTCATTCTCTTcacaataaattattttactAAGATACCCCTTGAAAAACCTGATATTTGACAAAGcatgaataaataattttagaaAATACCTGACATTTGACACTTGGTAATAAATACTTAACATTAAGCCATATTGAAACAGCCAGATTTTGATCAATATGTATGaacaattatttcagaaacaataTGTATGaacaattatttcagaaacTGACTGACATTTTACTTTTTTAGAAATAAATATTGCCTGATGGAATTCATCAATGACAAACTGACATTGACTATAGGAATTGACATAGTCTTGAAACATATAACATCATCCAAATTTGTTAACCTGCACATTCGATTTTCAATCAACATGTCCTCTTACTGTATTTCAAATACATATTAATAATGAAAACTCCAGGTACAGTATAATTTAGCTGGTATGATTATGACTGTAAGATactgaatttttcatttttcactgtgTGTAGAGCACTTTGCCCTGAGTTGCAACTTGTATTTCTGAACTCTAAGAGCtaatttgagaaattcttgaaatttccTTGAGTCAGCCATCTGCCAATATATGTAATGTGTATTATTTTGATGAGTCAGTGAGAACATTCTTGAGCAAGTGGTATATGAAACTGCCATAGAGGGCGCACTAATATTGAGATGCACTGAGATGGACCAATATTTGCTATTACTGGAACTTCAGAGACATTTGCATCAGTTCAGAAATTCATTCAGTCCATTGATTTttactgtggcatacatactATTAAGTAAAATTATGATCCACATAATCATATTGAGAGTACGTATTAAGTTTATGACACTTTTCACCCCCATTCCAAAGTAAATGCTCAAACTTCCCTGATGGTAAAATGGGTACAATATTATCAGAAGTAGGAAACCATGCAGGTACAATATTTGCATACTTGAAGAAACAACGTCtgtaatattgaaaacattttatgcattttgtcaTCAAGACAAACTTCCTTGTCTTTTCAATTGCCACAGTTGTCTCAGCAAGTCAGTCTGTTGGTGTAAAATAAATGATCAAGAACCAGTTGTCAAAGTAAGCATGGCAGACCATACCTGATTGTCAATGATGTTGATTGTCATACAAAGCAAATTGTTTGAAATATGTAAGTGAAAACTCTTTATGTTCTTGCAGCTGATGAGAGGCAGGCAAGAAAGAAAATGGCTGAGAACATATCAAGAACCAGTTGTCAAGGTAAGCATGGCAGACCATACCTGATTGTCAATGATGTTGATTGTCATACAAAGCAAATTGTTTGAAATATGTAAGTGAAAACTCTTTATGTTCTTGCAGCTGATGAGAGGCAGGCAAGAAAGAAAATGGCTGAGAACATTTGAATTCTGAGTAAAAAATCTCCGCTAGCTGTTCACACTGTCCATTGCAAGTGTAACAGTGATAGCAAGGGTGTCATATTCAATATTCAGATGTCTTCAACAAAATGATTGATGAATAGCTGCCTTATACCTACCTCTGTCATATCTATAATAACTGTTTCAGAGTCAGGAATTTTGAAGATTCATTCAAGGCAAAGTCAAGATTAGTTGCCTTCATGATATCTTCACACAGGTTGTGGTGAAAATTTTCTCTTGCCAAAGACTTGTATTGAGTGGTGAATCATATTGGCATAGAGGTACAATAGAAGTCATACATATGGCACAGTTTACTTGTAGCAAGCATACATGTACGTATTTAAGATGTGAAATAGACTGAGTAAAAATAAAAGCAATATCCCTACATCAGTTGATATGCAGGTTTATAGGAGTTTCATTCAGCACCAAACATTTCACTTGCCTTTTCTCAGTAGGACATGTAGCTTGTTAAAAGTCAGACACTGACAGTACCAAAAATATGTATTGCTAGCAAATGTTTGAAGATTTCACAATTGTTATCCTGTTCATCCCTCTATTCTATGTACATAGGTCCACAATATttgttgataacaatgggtttgggctaaaccatggtcaTAAACGGGTTAATGCATTCATTCTTTTTGTGGGAGAACATCGTCTGATACTTTGcactaaatacaaaaatatgtccCTTAAACTTTAGAAGTTTAATATTGGCAGTGGATAATTTCAAACTGTGGAATGTCAGCAATGAGTTGAGAAGTGACAAATACAAGAGTCACCCTGTAAACATTTCGAATTGAAACTTTATAGACAAACCAGTCGACAATGATCATCTCATGagttcatttgaaatatttacagaGAAGCTGATAATATTCTTAGTTGTCATTTGCCTTTGCAGCTTGCTTCTCCTTTTCTTTCATTCTCAAAGCTTTCCTAGTCTCATAGCGTTTCTGTCCCTCTTCAAATCTCAGCCTTTCTCCTGCAGATTGTGGCTGGTGATGAGAGATAAAAAACAGAGAATTACTTGATCAGTCAGCAAATTTGCATGTTCTATGCATTTGTTCACTGATACAAACACAGAAATTCTCTAGAGGTTTAGAGTTTGACCATGTACTCAATCTTCCTAGAGTTATCAAACTTTACTGGAATCTGCTGGTCACTGTCTTAGATTGATCCAGAAGTTTGACTTGCAAAAGTtgttttttcaatgaaacagtTTTGACTTCCCTGCAATGATGGTAAAATTGCAATAACTTTACCTTCAGTTGTGGTATTGGCAGTGTTGTTCTTCCAGGGCCCAATGATACAAATGTGAAGTATGCGTTTACAGCTCTCTCCTTGTGTGTCTGTCCACCAAAAACCTGCTCCACGTCCACAATGACTTCAATCTCCATGGACTTAGCACTGGTAAATGTAGCCCTGCCAGTCAGGTATAGCACACTTCCTAACCAGGACAAATTTGATGACAATAAAGGACAAAGAGATTAATGATACTTTTCAATAAATGTCCAAATTCTTAATtgaatatttgttattttgtgATGTTGGTTTGTCTATAAGCCCCAACTATTTACTATATGTCTGTCATATTACAGATGTATTGACAATGATTGCCGGATATGTCTGTCCATAGTGACTGGAAAAAAT harbors:
- the LOC139136755 gene encoding uncharacterized protein, with the protein product MGCCCCNESLGRRQITRYEFLNSFLVSILALLAAVVTAWRIYMEHNYLVDDIYFYLTLIPSGLEVIVSLVIFIGFLTPERLNRCIGSCCCYANNFYGFFAWCDPLLCFVLQVLVWVPFVCISRVQVAHYKIANNISLSQQQYLHDERSELFDIGEWPWTPQDYNLDILFVQACFLVIVIIRLFSPRGGITFSEMLKFAIVWLTEALDLLAFLDDLNAEVLPHPYLAYAVAVAASVSSLQFLSTCTFIFYPVVFAEEKTEEEEKGVRYRLGLSITSAFFDDIPLLVIRCLLFKEIYLPLKQLSAVYLFFMCKSFLFACMGLTLACIEGYKCTKDGHDNAVSPVDSDSIKMSEEGFMPGEDEDYSGEMKGSATYF